AAAGAAGTAGAAGAAAACTTGACAATAGCAACTACCGACAAGCAACGAATCAGGGTAATTGAACAGTTTCTTATATCACAATTAAAAGATATTCAGGCCGATAGATTGATTGTTGAAGCCGTTAAAATTATCTATCAAACCAACGGGGCAATTCGTATAAAAGAACTTCATGAACAATTAGGTATTAGTCAAAGTCCATTTGAAAAGCGATTTAGAAAAGTAGTGGGTACAACACCCAAAAAATTTGCCTCTATTGTTCGCTTCAATAAGATACTTGACAACCTGAGCAACACCAAATCTCTGACCGAAATTTGCTACGAAAATAATTTCTTTGACCAATCTCATTTTATAAAAGATTTTAAACAATTTACTGGCGATACTCCCGAAAATTTTAAACGCTTCTTATAGAAAAACGATTTTTTACAATTACAGGATTTTTAGTTGTAGCACCTTTACATTATAATCTTGTGTAAAGGCAATTGAATAAGTATTTCTTCTGTCAATATGCCACACAGACGATTACATGTAAATCTAAAAATCAACTAACAACAAAAACAAGGAAAAATGTTTACTGTCGAACAAATCAAAGCGGCTCATAGCAAAGTAAAATCAGGTGTAGATTTTCCTGCCTACGTTCAAACAATTAAGGCATTGGGGGTGACTCATTACGAAGCCTATGTAAGCGATGGACATATTGATTACCACGGAGCAAACGACTATACAGCGGTAGTTCCGGCCAAATATGACCCTTTAGTAATTGCTGATACTTCAAAAAGTGATGAATTTAAAGCAGGGCTAATAGCCCACCAACAAGGCAAAACGGATTTTCTTACGTTTATCAAAATGTGTGCAACCACTGGCATAGAAAAGTGGGCAATTTGTATGGATAAAATGACTTGTATTTATTACGATAAAGCTGGCAATGAAATTCTGGTAGAACAAATACCACAATAAAATATTGGTCGTTACCAAGGCTGAGGCACAAGCTTCAGCCTTGGTGATGATGAAGCTTACAAAATGTGTTTTGAGTTAGGTTCACAAAATAGCCTTGAAATATTCCCCAGAGGCTTCTTCTTTCGTGATATTGCTATTGGCATGTTATTTAAAATGCTACAAAATTATCGCCCAAATAGCTTCCAAATTTTCTTGATTAATCTATATTCTTTTTGGCTTATAGCAATAATGTTGTTGGTAGAACACCCTTAGTTTGGTTTATGCTATGTTGCTACAAACGTGTTTTTGATTTGTACAAAAAATATCTTGTTCTAGTGTATAGAAAAAAATATAACCTACCAATCTTGAATTTAACAGATTCTCCTATTTTTAATTGCTACTTCTGTATAAATATTGGCATTGGGAAGTGCTATTTTTACAGAAAAATACCCATTAACAGAAGTTTATCAAATGCAAGCAGAGATATGCCCTTGTGGCTCAACCAAACTATACCATGATTGTTGTGAACCTTTTATTGCGGGTAGCTTGGTGGCAGCCTCGGCCGAACAACTGATGCGTTCTCGCTATTCGGCTTACGCAAAGGTTCAAGTACCCTACCTGATTCAAACAACACATCCAACTAAACGTGCCGACTTTAAAGCGGAGGATATTGAGCAGTGGGCAAAAAATAATCAATGGCAACAGTTGTCGGTTCTTTCTACGCAAAAAGGTTCGGTCAATGACTCGACGGGCGAAGTGGAGTTTAAGGCTTTTTTCATTGATGAAAACCGAATCAAGCGGGTTCATTATGAATATTCTTATTTTGTAAAGGAAGATCACCAATGGTTTTATTTGTATGGCACGTATCAGCCCAAAGCTATCGCTAAAATAGACCGTAATGCTAATTGTCCATGTGGTAGTGGCAAAAAATATAAAAAATGTTGTGGCAAGTAAATAAGTAAAAGTGCAAAGTTTTTTGGGTAATTTATTGGTAGTAAGTGTATTGTGTTTGTTTAAGCATATTTTGGGACACATATTTATCAGTATTTACCTATTAGCGGGTACATTTATTCGCTAGTTACAATAGCATAATGGTCAAAAAACAGCACTTCTATTAGCCTGCTGT
The DNA window shown above is from Flectobacillus major DSM 103 and carries:
- a CDS encoding helix-turn-helix transcriptional regulator; this encodes MKFDKYYPIERLKPYIKYFVVSENEAESQYKVFPSSGLVIGFQYKGQLATINNNTENKLTSAGITGISDSYKIFKNSADIGTILVCFTEIGFTHFATNPANELFNLSLSLEDIFHKNSIKEVEENLTIATTDKQRIRVIEQFLISQLKDIQADRLIVEAVKIIYQTNGAIRIKELHEQLGISQSPFEKRFRKVVGTTPKKFASIVRFNKILDNLSNTKSLTEICYENNFFDQSHFIKDFKQFTGDTPENFKRFL
- a CDS encoding DUF1398 domain-containing protein, with the protein product MFTVEQIKAAHSKVKSGVDFPAYVQTIKALGVTHYEAYVSDGHIDYHGANDYTAVVPAKYDPLVIADTSKSDEFKAGLIAHQQGKTDFLTFIKMCATTGIEKWAICMDKMTCIYYDKAGNEILVEQIPQ
- a CDS encoding YchJ family protein; protein product: MQAEICPCGSTKLYHDCCEPFIAGSLVAASAEQLMRSRYSAYAKVQVPYLIQTTHPTKRADFKAEDIEQWAKNNQWQQLSVLSTQKGSVNDSTGEVEFKAFFIDENRIKRVHYEYSYFVKEDHQWFYLYGTYQPKAIAKIDRNANCPCGSGKKYKKCCGK